TTTCCTCGCTGCCGCACAGCTAGCGCACAAGATTCGCAAGGACTTTAGCGGAGCGCCGAGCCAGTTCAAGAGTCTTTCTGACGAGTTAGTATCGCCGTTCTGCCTACCGGAACTACAGACTGATCTCCCAGAACCAAACTTCTGTCCATGGTGCTTCAAGATGTCGACGTCAAAGTGGACGAGTCGGACCTCACCCCACAACAAGAGACCAACCTAGAGCAAGCCATGAGCACGTGTGAAGCCGTTCTCCATGACCTACAAGCTGTTTGTGACAATTTCAGCGACATGGATACCTCGCAAGGCCATTCTCGCAAGTCTATCCGACGAGTttggaagaagctcaagtgGGAGCCTGACGAGGCTCGAGAGCTTCGTGAGCGCATCAGTTCCAGCATTTCTCTGCTCACGACATTGTTGAACCAACTTTCCAGGTGAGATATACACAGAATATCTTGGTTAGTCAGTCTGACCAGCATAGCGAGACAACCGTTGCCGTGAAGAAAGGCGTCGACCGTCTGAACGAGGGACAAGATCGTCAAGAACGACTTAACACTCTCAACTGGCTCAGCTCTTTTGACCACATGGCTCAACAGAACGATATTTCTGCTCGAAGGGAGGCCGGTACAGGTTTGTGGCTTCTTGAATCCCGAGAATTTGTGTCTTGGAAGTCCTCCAAGGGCAAAACCCTCTACTGTCCAGGCATTCCCGGTGCCGGGAAGACAATTCTTTCGTCCGTAGTGGTGGAGGAACTCACAAAGCGATTTCAAGACGACTCGAACGTCTGTGTTGCTCACGTTTACTTCAATTATCAGCAGCAGGAGAACCAAACTATCGATCAAGTCTTTGGAAACTTGCTCAGACAGCTCGTGGCGGGGCAATCCCATATTCCAGACGCTGTTCAGGATGTCTACAAAGAACATTCAAAAAGGGGCTCCAAACTGAAATTCGAAGAGATTTCTAAGATTCTCCACAGCTTGTCTGCCCTATACTCAAGAGTTTTCATCAttgtcgacgccctcgaTGAATGCCCCTCACGGGACGGGCGCCGGAACATCCTGTTGTCAGAAATCATGAAGCTGCAAACTGCTCTCTCAGCCAATGTCTTGTGCACATCCCGGCCCATCCCCGACATCGAAACATGGTTCCCCAAGGCTGTGTCCATCAAGGTCCGAGCCAGCGAGCATGACGTTCGAAAGTACCTCGATGGTCAAATAGGGCGGCTACCAGGTTTCGTGGCACGCAGCCCCGAGCTCCAAGAGCAAGTCAAGAAACAGATAGTGCAGGTTGTTGACGGAATGTATGTGACTCGAGACTCTTTTGCCGATGTTGCTAACCCTCGCAGGTTCCTCCTtgcccatcttcatctggaGTCTTTGATGTACAAGCGCACTGCCAAGGCCCTACGCACAGCCCTCGAAGGACTCCCACGAGGTTCGACTGCCTACGACGATACCTATGAGAGAACTATGAGACGAATTGAAACACAGTCACCTGACCAGGCAGGCCTCGCCAAGGACGTGTTGCAGTGGATCGTCTGCGCAAAGACCCCCCTGCCAGTATCAGAATTACAGCACGCTCTGGCTGTGGAATCTGGTGAAGATGATCTGGACTTTGACAACCTCCCGGACGCTGATGACATGGTGACCGCCTGCGGAGGGCTAGTCACCATTGACCAGGCAAGCGGCATTATCCGTCTCGTTCACTACACCACTCAAGAGTACTTTAAACGCACCAGAGAGGCCTGGTTTTCCACTGCTGAAGAAAAAATGGCCGACGTTTGTCTCGCATATCTGTCGTTTGAGCCGTTCAGGAGAGAGCAATGCAAAACCTCTGGCGCGCTCCAGAAGCGTCTTGAAGACTGGCCGTTCTATCAATACGCTTGCCAATATTGGGGATACCATGCTTGCCAGACGTCGCCTGCCAGAATACTATCCTTCATCCGGCTGAAACAAGCTTTTTGTTCCTCTCTTCAACCCTTGTTCCAGACTCATGGGTTTGTCCGGAACCAAATTGGTCCAACTTGTATAGAGCTCGGTTATGGCAGCGGTCTGTTTGGCAGCAATCTGTTGAATTCAGTCAAGAGCCAAGTCACCGGCCTTCACATCGCCGCTCTTTTTGGCCTTGTTGCCATTGTGCCGGAGCTCGCCATTTCCGATACCGTCGACAAGCAAGATGCCAAGGGGTGGACACCCCTTGCCTTCGCGGCAGTGCAGGGTCATGACCCTATGATCCAGCTGCTGCTCGAACATGGAGCGAAGGTTGACGTCCAGGATAAAATAGGTATGACTTCCTTGCATCGAGCTGTGATAAACGGACATGCCAAAGTTTGTGAGACACTGGTTGAAACCGGCCGAGCCGATGTGGATCTCAAAGACTATTATGGTCGAACCCCTTTGTCATATGCTGTCGAAAGAGACTCGACCTCAATCGCAGATGTTTTATTGAGAATTAGTGATGTCTACGTCACCTTTCCGGAATTTGGAGATAAAATCGACTTGGACTATTACGAAGGTGCTGCCCGTGAGTCACCCATGTTTTACGCAGTCAAGCAAGAGAACGAGGAGATGCTCAAAAGACTGCTCGCGACGGACCAACCAAAATCTGTCGATATGCTTTTGGCAATGGCCATAGTTAGGGGCCACCGGAGAGCTACCACCCTTCTTCTAAGCTATTGTTCTTTCAATACTGACGCGAAAGATGTTTGGGGAAGAACTCTGCTATCTTATGCTGCGCGCCAAGGATGTGTGGAAGTCGTTGAAGGCCTTTTTCAGAGACACAACGCCGATGTTAACTAGAAAGATTATATGCAGAGGACACCGCTATCCTATGCTGCTGAATACGGCCATGAGCAGGTGGTTAAATCCCTCCTACAGGCTCCCAACATTGACGTCAACTCGAAAGACGACAAACAACGGACTCCACTGTCATATGCTGCTGAACATGGCAAGATAGAAGTTGTCGAAGCGCTTCTACAGACATCCGCCATCAATGTCGATCCGAAAGCTGCGGATACATCGCTGGACAAGTCCATCGCGGGCCAAACGCCTTTGTCATTTGCCGCCGAGAGAGGTCATCTTCAAATTGTGGAAAGACTACTCGAAACTGGCCACGTTGACCCAGACGCGTGTGGCAGAGGTCCCCTTTGTCGGGCACCTCTAACATGGGCTGTCCTGGGTGCAGGAAAAGTTCTTCCAAGgaaccaagaagaacaagagagTTTCACGGCCGTGGTAGACCTTCTGTTGAGAACAAAGCCAGTCGACGTCCATTCTtaccctcttccttctcacAGGATAGTAAATAGTTTCACACCTCTCTTGATTGCCACCAGGGAATTGCGTAGCCCAAGGATGGTCGAGTTACTCCTGAAGAATGGGGCGGACGTGAATGCAACATCAGACGACGGTGCAACACCGCTATCGCACGCCCTCAAGGTTGGAAACAAGATGGTTATTGATCTGCTCTTGGAGTATGGCGCAAAACCGCTGGAGTGAATACAGGGAAGAGGGCAACCACCATCACAACTGTACGGTGGGAATCATGCAATGAATCCACTATGACAAGttcgatggcctcgagggaAATACATCATACACTTGTACCACATGCCAAAGGGGAGGTCTACGGTCTACAAACGGCCGATTTATGCCCAAGTGTCAAATGACAGTGATCTTGTCTTATTAGTCTAGTCGCTCATAATTCTACATGTACAGAAAATGTTCATCGTCCTCCCCAGTTCATAAGCTGCGGATGGCAAGCATCCCACCCGTCGAAGTACGGCTTCCTCTGCTCATCCCCAGCGCCTCCACCACGAGCCAGGTACTCAAGCACCATGTCGGCCCAGAGCCAGCTCGCTGGGCCCCTACCCGGGTGCGTCTTGTCCTTGTACAGCATCGACAGCGACGTGATGATACGGCCCCATTCAAAGACCTCGTGCCCGGCCTTTTCAGCGATGGCCCGCGAGAGTCGGTCGAGGTCGTAGATGGTGGCGTCTCCAGCATCGCTCACGCGGTGGATCGTCATGGATCGGAACATGGTTGGGGACTTGGGGAACTCGAGGGCGATGCGGCCGACAAACTTCCTGAGACGGGCAGCGGTGAACCGGACTTCTTGCCAGACCAGTTGTCGCACCCGTGTTCCCATGGGGTAGACATCCTTCTCGTGGTTGGCCTCGCCGCTCTCCCAGAACGCTCGCTGATCCCAGAGACCGCTCTGCCAGAGGATAAGGTCGGGGTATCCGTTGGGGCCCTGGATCGTCTCGTTCATGGGTCCCCAGTACTGCTCCCAGCGGTCCTCAAAGGCGATAGCCTTCATATCGGTCATCCACCACCAGTCAGGTCGGTATGTGAAGGAGCCAGCAAAATGCCAGTGGACGAAGGTAAGGTTGAACTCGGGGATAGTGCAAGTGGCCGTCGTGTGCGGCGCCGGCTGCTGCATGCCTCGTCCGAGCTCCTTGCAGAAAAACTCCATCATGAATCGATCGACCGAGTCGCTAAAGAGCAGGATACGACGGCCCCAGAGCCAGCCCAACTCGCCCTCGTTCTTCATGGGAGCATAGTCCTCAACGCTGGCCGTCTTCATATACTGAGCAGCCTTTCGTCGGCGCTGGCTCTCGGCAACGACGGCGGGCATCCATTGTCGGGGTGTGGATGATAGGTCGAGGTATTCGGATTCCACCTCGGTGGCGTTGAAGACGATTTCGCCGGCGGCAGGGTACACGGCGTAATCAGGgtcctcggcgtcgaggaggtcatcAGTGTACGGGATCCATCGTGTCTTCTTGTACTGATCGGTGCCGTTTATATCAGCCGGGATATAGAGGTAGCCTGGTCGGCGATAAGGGTCCTCGCAGTTGTACACCTGTGTGGAGGGTCTGTGATGGTCAGCGCCGAGCCAAGATAATGCCAAGTCGTCACGACACGTGGGCCGTTGACGTCTGTGTAGCCAACAGAGTCACAGCGTAGATGCATACTTGAAAGTCTTGTCCCAGTACTCTCCAGCCTTGCCGTGCGCATACTCTAACGGCGCCTTCAAAGAATCCGAGAAATAAGCAAACAAGACCAGCAAAAGAGAGACGCCGGCAGCAATAAGAATACAAGTAGTGACCGAAAAGCGCGGGGCGCGCGAAATGGAGGACAGcatcgtcaagatggccaaaGGGAGCGCGATTCCGAGacaagggagaagaggcagGAACGGGATGTGGGAATAAGCGTACGCCTAAATAACAGCGACGGCCAGTGTTCCATCCGGGAAGGAAGATCCCTCCCTATTCCCCACTACCCCTATTTGCCGCCACTTTATTTGATCCAGACGCTTCAAGTGCGTTGCATTTGAACTCGACTTTGTCTGGCGTGCTGTGGCGTTCAATGGTGGCCTTTTGGCTCCCGATTCTCCAGCGCGTTTTCCCAGACGAGAATTGCAGCGAGAATGTATCAGATACTTGGCAGAGGGTGTCTCTGGCGGTTTCGGGTTGGTACCTGTTGACCTGGTCAATCAAGGGGACGCTCCACTGTGGGATGATGGGGGAGCTAACTGTGTCCGGACAGCCGACAAGCACTGATGCATTTGACCCACCACTATCCAGATGCACCATGAAAAGCTTCACCATTGCCGAAGCAAAAAATTGAAGCATCACGATGGAAGAGATGTCGTTGAATTTCTCGTCGCAGAGGGAAGGAGCGCGatcaaaaaaaaaaaaaaaaaaaaaaaaaaaaaaaaaaatcccaATCGGGTTAGACGCCATGCGACACGGGCCGTTGGCATAAGGCTGACCAGCGCAGCGAGGGAAAGAGCGCGATTTGGATATCAAAGCCGCCTCAGAATGcatcagcaccaccaccaaaatGCTCAGAAAATCACCAAAAATACTTCAAACCGCAAAAAAATATCCGGACAGCTGTTTTCGACCACGCCAGGATTCGAACCTGGAATCTCTAGAGGGATCGGGTGTCCGAGAACCGAAATCTAGCGCCTTAGCCATTAGGCCACGCGGCCGGAGCTTGTTTGTTGAAGAAAGGCAGTCGTACGGCCCACCATGAGCCTAAGGTGGGAGGCACGTGCAGGGAGGTCCTTCCATGACCAGTGAAGCCTCGATAATCGCCGTTTGTATGAACAGATGCGTGGTAAGGCTAAGATCGCCGAGTGTTGGGCGTGAGGTCGGACGGCTTCAAACAGCTTGTACTGGCCTATTCTTGAGTATTCTTTCATGGAGTTGGGTGCAATGGATTTTCCAGAATGCCTATTTACGACTCCAACATCGTTCTGAAGGAGCCGGCTACAAACGTGCTATGAAAGTATCAGGATGATTTGAGAGTACCACCATCCTATTTACAGATAGCTTCCATGTATTCAAATATACTTCTTTCTACTCCAAACTCTAGACTGTAGACTGCACGATGTCTCTTCATGTCTGGTCAACCTCAATTACCCTACAACAGTTAATTACCCCGCCAGCTCTCAACCAGCCCCTCCATCGGGTCGGGCGGTAGGCCTCCAGCGACAGACCGGACTTGCTGGCGACGTGGGGATGAAAGTGGATGTCAGGCAGAGCTGTCTCTGTCAATCACATCTGGACGCGAAGCTACGGCGTAACGCGATGTGATGCGAGGTTTGTGTGATTAGGCTTGGCTGCCATGGTGTGCTGGGCCCGGCAGTTTTGCGGATGGCGTATCgccttgatgttgacgaaACAAGGGACCATCACCACTCCAAATGTAGTCAAGAATAGTTTATTTTGTCAAGGATGTTCAATGCTAAAAACTCACTCTGATCAAATAGTGGCTCTTACACCGCGTCTATCCTCACTGCCACGTCTTACTGCCGTATCTCTCAACCAACAAGAACCCGCCCCGACTTCCGAAGCCCATGGAAGCGCACAGATGTGCCCGGCCCATCGCGCTATGGCAGGCAGGTGAGTTCACGCCGCAGGCGGGAGGGATTGCGTCAGGAACGTCGCGATGGCAGCATTGCCGCTGGCGATGGCACAATTCTCGAGAGTGAACCAATCGAGACGTGTCCCCAGCACGCAATACCGAGCCTTGCCGTTCTGGGGCCAAGTGAGGGGCAGGTTGGCGGGTGGTGGAGGCTTGTGATGGTGGGGGAGAGATACGTTATGAGTGAGGGTGTCTTGTTTATTTGGTTTGGCGgggtgatgaaggagatgagggagatgatgatggacagaagatgagatgatgagagtgagaATAGATAGTGGTAATTGAATTTCTGTATTGTAGAGATCGAGCAAGCTTGCTAGCACCTGTGAGTGATCCTATACTTTACTAGGTGGATTAACTTCAGGTCAAAAAGGTTGCACGCCGAGCTTCAACAGCCCCAACGTCAATGTGCCAATTCACCTCGTGGCGCCCTCAATTGGACTCGTCCGGGCTCTGGGCGAGGCTGGATCGTCGCGGGTTAGCATCCCCTTGGGCGTGCCACTAGCCGGCGAGCTTTCCAACAAGGTGTAGCAGCTTAGCAACCCACTCGAAAAAGGCTGAGCGAGTTGCGTGCGTATTCGGAATTCCTACCGGCCTGTCGTGCTTGCTCGGGAGAACACGTCTTGTCTATATAATCCCCCGCCCCCTCCCTCATTCTTCCCTCCTTTCTTCCTTTTTGCTTCCCAAACAACTTTGATACCCTTTTCTaccaaaaaaaaaacatcttcttcatctgccAAAATGTCTGCTCCcgctcctcttcgtctgggCTCCATCGCCCCCAACTTCCAGGCCGAGACCaccaagggcaagatcgACTTCCACGAGTTCATCGGCGACAACTgggtcatcctcttctcccaccCCGAGGATTACACCCCCGTGTGCACCACCGAGCTCGgcgccatggccaagcttgCCCCCGAGTTCGCCAAGCGTGGTGTCAAGCCCATTGGTCTTTctgccaacaccatcgagTCCCACGAGGGCTGGATCAAGGATATCTCCGAGGTCACTGGCGGCAACGTCGAGTTCCCCATCATTGGTGACAAGGAGCGCAAGGTTTCTCTGCTCTACGACATGTAAGTTGACGTCTGTGCGTGTAACTATCACAGCGTACTGACTTCCCCAGGATCGACCAGCAGGATGCCACCAACGTCGATGAGAAGGGTATTGCCTTCACCATCCGATCCGTCTACTTcatcgaccccaagaagaCCATCCGTACCATCCTCTCCTACCCCGCCTCCACCGGCCGCAATGCCGCCGAGATCCTCCGCATCATCGACTCCCTTCAGACCGGCGACAAGTACCGCATCACCACCCCCATCAACTGGGTCCCCGGTGAGGACGTCATTGTCCACCCCTCTGTCAAGaacgaggaggccaagacccTCTTCCCCGAGTTCCGCATCGTCAAGCCCTACCTCCGATTCACTCctctggccaaggagaaggttATTTCCCAGTAAAGGGATCACCACTTAATACCCAAAATGATACCGAGCAGATGAGCAAGGGAGATTTGAATGGGCGCAGTACGACCACTGTCATGATACCAGTGGACGGAACCACCATGACTGGTCTCCTACTCTAGACTTGCCATTTGTGATAGCATAAAGATGAAGAATAAATGAAGAAATGACCAAATTGTTCCTATCTGTCTACGTGAAGTGATAAACAGTGACCGCCCAATTTTTGATCATGAGGTGCTTCTAGAAGGCGGGGTTCGGGCCATCGGTCGCCGATGGCGGCATCAAGTGGAGCAAGAGATTCAGAAGGTTGAAGGACCCTGCTAGTCGGCGAATGTGAACCCCGAAAGTGCCATGTAAACGCCGatgctgatgaagccaagTGAGCAATATTCGCTCTCTCTCGGTCAGCCATTGAGGTGTTTTGAGAAGTGTGCAGCGAGATTGGCTGACGATAGCCGTAGATTTCTTGGGAGGCCGAGTTCCGGAAGTCTGATGCTGCTGGGGTGGGTTCATGATGTTGAGCTGACGTGAGGTCAAGCTACGACACCGGAGCCTTGAGCTGGCTGATATCAGCTATCTTATTGGGCAATGGATACAATCGAATTGAGCATCTGAATAAGCCGTTCATGTCCATTCTGTGTTGTTCGTAGCTTACATTATCATCAATCATGTTGCATACAGCCCAAACCAACAACTACCCTATCCTCCTCGCGGATGAGCCGGGTGTCACCCAGACCTCTGCTGTTCTGCAAAAGAGCGAAATACTTGCCTACTTCTTGTCAAAATAGAGTGACCTGGCAAGCCAACACCCAattccaacaccaacaacagcatcatTCTTACACTTGAACACAACAGTCCAGTCACCAGGCGCTGGAGCATCCATTCCACGCGGACATGAGAGAGTCCAGACATGACCGCCAATGTAACGCATCGGCTGTACTGGCCCCTCACCTAGAAATCCATCAAAAGCACCAAACATTATACCGCCCTGATCGTAACAGTGAAAGATCGAATCAATCTCGTCGCAGTAAAAGTCGCCTTGGTAAAAGGTATTGTCCACGGGGGTGCCGCTCTGGGCTACACGTACAGCCCTGAGGGCCCTGTGATCCTTCAGGCGTTCGATGTGAAGTGTATCTAAAGTGAGAGTCGCAGTCATGTCGCGAGACACTCCACGAGAAGGCTCCGTGAGGGTGATAGATTCGGGATACCCAGCGTAGTAGATGCTGACCTTCCCCTTGACACTCGGCGACACCGTGATTGCCAGAAAGGTCCTGTCGTCAATAAAGGTACCGAACCAGTCAGGAGTCGGTGCGACAACGGGGAACTGAGGCTTTTGGAGGTTCAGGATACCTCTCAAAACATGCTCAGCAAGTGTTCCAGCCTCTGACTCGTGGTTGAGCATGGCCACAATAGAGAGACGTTCCTTTGGAACCTGCAGACGTCGAGATCGGAACCCACGTAGTGCACCACCATGACCGATAGTCTCCACTCCTTCAACGTCGACGTGGGAGAGGCCGTAGCGATACACAGCTGGTGTACCATCACTATACTGTGACGGTTCAATCGCAGCCTGGTACCAGCTCGTTGGATCAGACAGGCTGCGATCCAGATATCCCTCGTAAGCAACCATGTCTGAGAGCGAAGCCACGATGCCAGCGTCACCATCCCACTCTATGCGGTTAACAGCAGGCGTATAGCCACGtttctcatctccctcgTATCCAACACACGGCTCAGGCAGCTTTGACGTGTCTGCGCACAGCCGTGCAGTCTTCATCCCAGCTGGACCAAAGACTCGCTCTCCCAGCAACACCTCGAACGACTCTCCACTCACTTTCTCAATGATTCGCGCCAAGATGTGGAAATTGGTGTTGGAGTAGGAATACTCTGCCCCAGGCTCGAAGTGGAAGCTCCTCAGTCGGTCCCTTGCCTGCGGgccgtccttgtcaaggTCGAACCGTCCCTCCGGCTTGGCACCCCAGAGCGTGGTCAATGCCCAGTAATCC
This genomic interval from Fusarium keratoplasticum isolate Fu6.1 chromosome 9, whole genome shotgun sequence contains the following:
- a CDS encoding NACHT domain-containing protein; this encodes MSFGFSIGDFLAAAQLAHKIRKDFSGAPSQFKSLSDETKLLSMVLQDVDVKVDESDLTPQQETNLEQAMSTCEAVLHDLQAVCDNFSDMDTSQGHSRKSIRRVWKKLKWEPDEARELRERISSSISLLTTLLNQLSSETTVAVKKGVDRLNEGQDRQERLNTLNWLSSFDHMAQQNDISARREAGTGLWLLESREFVSWKSSKGKTLYCPGIPGAGKTILSSVVVEELTKRFQDDSNVCVAHVYFNYQQQENQTIDQVFGNLLRQLVAGQSHIPDAVQDVYKEHSKRGSKLKFEEISKILHSLSALYSRVFIIVDALDECPSRDGRRNILLSEIMKLQTALSANVLCTSRPIPDIETWFPKAVSIKVRASEHDVRKYLDGQIGRLPGFVARSPELQEQVKKQIVQVVDGMFLLAHLHLESLMYKRTAKALRTALEGLPRGSTAYDDTYERTMRRIETQSPDQAGLAKDVLQWIVCAKTPLPVSELQHALAVESGEDDLDFDNLPDADDMVTACGGLVTIDQASGIIRLVHYTTQEYFKRTREAWFSTAEEKMADVCLAYLSFEPFRREQCKTSGALQKRLEDWPFYQYACQYWGYHACQTSPARILSFIRLKQAFCSSLQPLFQTHGFVRNQIGPTCIELGYGSGLFGSNLLNSVKSQVTGLHIAALFGLVAIVPELAISDTVDKQDAKGWTPLAFAAVQGHDPMIQLLLEHGAKVDVQDKIGMTSLHRAVINGHAKVCETLVETGRADVDLKDYYGRTPLSYAVERDSTSIADVLLRISDVYVTFPEFGDKIDLDYYEGAARESPMFYAVKQENEEMLKRLLATDQPKSVDMLLAMAIMFGEELCYLMLRAKDKDYMQRTPLSYAAEYGHEQVVKSLLQAPNIDVNSKDDKQRTPLSYAAEHGKIEVVEALLQTSAINVDPKAADTSLDKSIAGQTPLSFAAERGHLQIVERLLETGHVDPDACGRGPLCRAPLTWAVLGAGKVLPRNQEEQESFTAVVDLLLRTKPVDVHSYPLPSHRIVNSFTPLLIATRELRSPRMVELLLKNGADVNATSDDGATPLSHALKVGNKMVIDLLLEYGAKPLE